TGCCGTTTGGGCGCCCAATGCTCAACAGGTAAGTGTAGTCGGTAATTTTAACCACTGGGATCAGACTGCTCACCACCTGAATAAAAGATGGGATGCTTCTGGAATCTGGGAAGGTTTTATCCCTGCATTAAAGAAAGGGGAAGTCTATAAATATGCCATCAGAGGTTTTGATGGAATAGATATTGAAAAAGGAGATCCTTTTGCCAGGCGTTGGGAACATCCGCCGCAAACCGCATCTGTCATCTGGAATACCGATTACAAATGGAAGGATAAATCCTGGTTAAAAAAGCGTCCGAAGCTTAATGCTTTGAACCAGCCAATGTCAGTTTATGAGCTGCATTTAGGCTCCTGGCAAAGAGATCCGGCAGAGCCTAAACGGGTTTTGACTTATAAAGAGATTGCTAAAAGTCTTGTCCCTTATATTTTAGATATGGGATTTACGCATGTGGAGCTGATGCCGATCATGGAATATCCTTATTTCCCGTCCTGGGGCTACCAGATCACCGGATATTTTGCAGCAAGTTCCAGACATGGGACGCCTGAGGAATTAATGTGCCTGGTTGATGAATTACATCAGCACAATATTGCCGTAATTCTAGACTGGGTACCTTCTCATTTTCCTGGAGATGCGCATGGACTTTATCACTTTGACGGAACACATCTTTATGAGCATGCCGATATGCGTAAAGGTTTTCATCCGGACTGGAAATCTTATATTTTTAATTACGATAGAAATGAAGTCCGTTCCTTTCTAATTAGCAATGCATTGTATTGGCTGGATCAATTTCATGTTGATGGGCTTCGTGTAGATGCAGTGGCGTCTATGTTATATTTTAACTTTTCAAGGAAAGAAGATGAAGCGGCCACAAACGAATTTGGTGGTAGTGAAAATCTAGGGGCAATCCAGTTTTTAAAAGATCTGAATGAAGCGGTCTATGGTAATTATGAAGGAGTACAAACTATTGCTGAGGAAAGCAGCACTTATCCTGGCGTCACACATCCTGTGCATGCCGGCGGGCTTGGCTTTGGAATGAAGTGGATGATGGGCTGGATGAATGATACTTTAAAGTATTTTAAGAATGATCCGATCAATAGAAAGTATCACCACCATCAGCTCACTTTTAGCATTACTTATGCTTTCAGTGAAAATTTTATGCTGCCTTTTTCTCATGATGAAGTTGTCCATGGGAAGTCCTCTATGATCTATAAAATGCCTGGAGATGAATGGCAAAAGTTTGCAAACCTCCGCCTTTTATATGCTTATATGTTTACCCAGCCCGGTACAAAATTGTTATTTATGGGCAATGAGTTTGCACAGACCCATGAATGGAATTTCAAAAGTTCTTTGGACTGGCATTTATTGCAGCATGCCCCACATTTGGGTATGCAAAAAACGATAAGGGCAATTAATAGCTTATACCGAAGCGAACCTGCATTATATGAGCATAGTTTCTCTTATGAGGGATTTGAATGGATCAATGCTGATGACGCGGCGCATTCTGTCTATATCTACCTTCGGAAGTCTAAGAAAGCGAAGGATACTCTAATTATAATTTTAAACATGACGCCTGTTTACAGGGAAAATTATATGGTTGGATTACCGTTTAAAGGTAAGTGGAAGGAGATTTTTAGTACTGATGCGGTAGAGTTCTTCGGAAGTGGGAAACATAATGATAAATTGATGGTCTCCAAATCAGTAGGTTGTCATGGCCGGGAAAATTCCATTTCATTGCATATTCCACCACTTGGAGCAATCATTTTAAAGCAGGATAGGTAACTTTCTTATTTTTAGATCGGTAAAAGAGGAAAGTTGCGGTCAATATAAATAGAAAGGTCAGGGAAATGAGTAAATAGGAGGAAACTGACCATCCTGCTTTAGGAAGATTTACCTGCTGGTCATAACCCATAAAGATGAGGGCATCCCAATAATAGGGGAGGTATTGATCTGAAGTAAGCCTGGGATTATTTAACCAGTTTAATTTTGCTTCACGTAAAGAGGAGCTGATTTTCATCTCCTTCAACATATTTTTATACGTGTCCGCTGTTATTTTTGCTGCAGCATCATCATTCACATTCCAGAGACTGGCGATGGTCCCTTGTGTGCCAATAGCTGCAAAGCCTCTGCTTAGACTAATGATTCCCTCTCCATCTGTCATCATTCCATCGGCCGTCCTGCAGGCACTGAGAACGACCAGGCCTGGCGCATTTTTTCTGGCTGCCAGCTCAAACAGGAATACCTCGTCGTCAGAAAAAGAAAGGGTTGGTTCTTTATGCGGTCCGGAAAGATAAGAATGGGTGCTGATGTGCAATACATCTGCTTGCTCAAAAGCATCAAAGAAATTTTTAGTATCCGCTTCATTATCTATTAAAAATCGACCGGAAATCAGCTTTTTTAAGGAAGAAGCCTCTAATGCAACCGCCGGAATGAGTTGTTTATCGTTAACCTGATGAGTCATGAATAGTCCTGCAAAACCTTTATTTTCATTGCCGGAGACTATCATGTGCTTTCTTCTTGATTGGTTGATCCAGGTCTGGAGAGAGAAAGCATAAGAAATCCCTTGTTTCTTAAGGAGGAATGGCCAGCGGGCGATGGATCTCTGATACGACTGATCAGTAATTAAGCTTTCAAAAGAAAGTCTTCCAATAACCTCATCGGGAATAATAATGAGACCTTCATTTTTTTTGAAACTGAATTGACCAAGTAGGAGCTGGTAACAGCGGAAGGAAGCGTCATAGAAATCTTTAGGCTTGTTGGTCATCGCTTCGATGCCATTGTTGTAATAGGTTTCTACAAAGTCACTGATCATTTGTTTTACTTGAAGAGCATGGCTGGTTCTGATCACTTGTTGTACCTGTCTATTGTTGATTTCAACAGTATAAATGTAGTCGAGGCCTGAAAAGAATAGGATAAAATGTGTTCCGGGAGGTACTCTTTTTAGGATGCTTTGGACATTCAGTTCTTCATTCCAGGCCAAAGCAGGATAACGTTCCCTTAGCTTTTTGTTAACGTATTCCAGCTTAAATTTCAGATCAGCGCTGTTTTCTTTGGCATATTTACTACCTCCGGAGCTATGTAACGATATCTTTTCCTGATAAGCGATTGCGCTTTCCAGGTTTTGTTGCTGTAAGAAAAGACTATCCCTGGTCTGAAGGCTCAACTGCTGCTGATTGCGTCTGATGTCGTCCAGTAAAATCCTAGCTTTAGTTTGTTCTATCAGCTGGAGAATGATCTCCGCATAATGGTGTTGTTTTGTTTTCTCCAGCAATCCAAATGCAATAGTAATGGCTTTTTCTGCCATTTGTTTGGTTTCGGATTGAAAGCGCTGTTTTGTTTTTACGTCTGCAAGTTCAAAGCGTATTTTATCTCTTGTTAAAAGAGACCAATAGATATTTTGAAGCGCCTCTTTTTCTTCTCCCAGGTAGGAGTATGCCAGTGACCTCTGGTAAAAAACATCCTGTAAGCGGTTATCACCAAAAATTTTATTCTGATTGACCTGTCCTTTAGCGTCTAGCAGGCCTAAGGTATTTAAAGTCTGATTAAAATAGACTAAAGCCACTTTAGCTTGTTTTAGTCCCAGCTTTATTTTCCCAAGCTGAGTGATGATATAAGCTTTTTCCCTTAATCTGTTCCCTTTATAATATTGATCATTAGTTTGAAGCCCAAGTCGATAATAACGTTCTGCTGCCGGAAAATTTGTTAAGGCGAATTGCACATCTCCTGCTGTAGTATAACTGCTCAATAACCAATAAGCTGTTTCCTGGTCCTGTTTCATTTTTTTTTGCCTTACCATGTTCTTGGTAATAATACTTTCTGCCAGCTTCAACTCATTTTTCTCTTTGTAAATATCAGCGAGTGTATTATTTAGCAGGATAAGCGAAGAAAATGTCGCTTTCTGGCTGCCCAGTTCAATGCACTCCATCGCTTTTTTGAAATCTCCAATAGAACGGTACGAAATACCAAGATTGTTGTAAGTAGTGGCTGCAAGTTCCTCATCTTGTTCCTTCAATGCATAATTCAATGTTTTTTGTTGGATAAAAATGGCCTTTTCATAATCTCCAAGTCTGGTGTAATTATTGGCCCAAGGCTTTAACACAAAATCAGAAATATCCATGTTGACTTGATGATCCTGCCAATAATTATAAGCCTGTTCATAGCAATTAATCGAATTGAGGATATTTCCTGCATACATTTGATTGTAGCCCTGGTGACTAAGTAGCAGTACCCATGCTTGTATTTCTGTTGCGGATTTGGGTTTGCGCCAGGCAGCGGCTGCGCTATTCATCAGAAAGGAGAGGCTCTCACCCGGATAAGCCTGGGCATAATCAATTCTGGTATATATCCAATCGCTAAGGTTATTGTTTTTTTTTAAGGAATCGAGTGATCTTGTGATAACCACAGGTGGACTGCTGACTGTTTGCGCGGCCAGTGTCATTGAAAAAAATAAGAGAAAGGCTGGAAAACAGCCTGCTATGATTTTTTTGATCAGAACTTCCACGTTAAATAAGTAATTAACCTGTTGTTATTTTGTTGTAAAGTATATAAATAGCGGAAGCCAATTGCAGGACCGACATAGACCTTCCCCAGTTGGATGTCAGCAAAGAACGTATTTTGAAAATCGTTAAAACTACTGCTGATTTTTTTAAAAGTTTCTTTGATCGGTGGGCTTGATCCGGCAGCAGTTGCTTCCAGGACAATAGTACGGATTGGCTTTGCCTGTTTATCGAGATTAAAAGAAACCAGAGTACCTATGCCGGCACCAAAATATTTATTAAAATTGCGCCTCAGTTGTAATGGGACTATATTGATGCTGACTACCCTGATCTTTGCAGTACTATCGATATAGTTAATCCTTTCCTCTTTTCTATTTGGAACAGCAATGAATCTTCCATTTCCTGGTGTTCTTTGAATCAAAAATTCTTTTTCAGAAAAAGAATTCATGTACAACTCTGCCTGTAAAAAATACCGGTGCGGAGCATAAGGCGCCACGCTCAACCCAAAAGTAATGTTCTTTTGTCCGGAAAAAGGGCTATTACCATTTTCAAAAGGAAAACCATAACCAGCAATTATTCCAGGAGAGATGCCTGTTTTGTATCTTCCGGCTGCTCTGTTGGTATAGATCGGCTCGTTTTTATCGAATACAATTGCAGCACCGCTTCTGAATGGTAGTTTTTTTGGTTTTTCTAAAAAACCGATTTTATATTCGATATAGCCCATGGTAGAGTCAGCATCATTAACTCCTTTCTGTTGTAAACCTGGGAGATATATGTTTTTAAAGACAAAATGAACACTATCAGCCGTTCTTATTGTATCCATACAACTCTGATTGGTATAGGCTGAATCGCAGCTGATCACTTTAGGTTTTGAATCCAGTATTTCAATAGAGGCCATATTCAGATTTGGAGGAATGACTACACCCACATCTACTCTCTTTGCAGGTCCTTTACCAGTATTTTGAAATTTCACCTTATAAGTTAATTTTCTGTTTTTTCCTGTAAACCGATAATTCATCCTGCTGTTTTTAAGTATCATCTTATTCGGATCATGTGAAGCAACGATTTGCAGTTCCAGTGTGAAAAATTCAGTAGCTGCAAGTGCATCATCAGGAATAAACATGCCAGTTAATTTGACCACAGCATTGGTATCCTTAATCATTTCAGGAGTAGTTTTTAAATGAAGAAAAAGAAAGTTTTCCTGTCCTGCCTTCAGATTTTGAAATTTCCAGCTTTCCACTTTTCTAAAACCATTCAATTTTTCTTTGATTAGTGCTGTTCCTTCCGGATCGAATACAGGAACAACTTCCGGATATGAGGGGCCTTTTAGAGAGGCAGTATAACGATCATCCGTGATTTCAGGTTTTAAAGCAGCGAAGTATTTATCCATTGTGGACTTTTTCTCTTGATGATAGCTTCTGGCTTCAGCGAGTTCAAAATTATCTTTATTAAATTCCTTGTCGTTATATAGGAAGGCAATGGTTCCGCCTAAACTTGGAATTCCGTTTTCCGTTTTATTTCTATAACCAAGGACTACCATCATATCATCTCCAGGTTTTGGCATGCAATTGGTTCTCATCTCAACAGATCCGCCGGATTTAAAAATAGAGGGCTCCCGGTGGTGCTGGATTGATGCGAGTACGGGCCTGCTGGATCCTGGTTTAAGTGGCTTTGGTCTGGTTGGCGGACGCTTTCCATCATCATAGCTGTTGGTGGCAAAAAGACGTACCTGATAGAGAAGACTGTCGGAAAAAAAATGAAGCGGTTCTTTTTCAAATGAAAAACTACCATCGCCAAATTCCCAGAAATAGGTGTAAAATGGTTCCGGGGCACCAGCAATTTGCCTGAGGGGGCGTAAAACTGAACTGAATTTTATTCCGTTAGATTCTACTTTATGATTTATTATGGCTGGGATGGTATCTGCCGGAATAATTTGTGTTTGAGCAAATGCGTTTCCAAAACAGAGTAGAGAGAGTAAGCAGACTAGTTTTTTCATCTTAGCTAATAAATTTAACAATAAAATCTTTAAAAACCAGAAAAGATAAAGCCCCGTTAAGGACTTTATCTGATAGAAGAGCGCATATGTTTTTTAGTA
This region of Pedobacter steynii genomic DNA includes:
- the glgB gene encoding 1,4-alpha-glucan branching protein GlgB, which encodes MSTSGKSSSSKKVAGKKMKASSVLEERRKNVWVYSLFTDFDISLFISGKHFRLYEKMGAHLLNIDETDGAYFAVWAPNAQQVSVVGNFNHWDQTAHHLNKRWDASGIWEGFIPALKKGEVYKYAIRGFDGIDIEKGDPFARRWEHPPQTASVIWNTDYKWKDKSWLKKRPKLNALNQPMSVYELHLGSWQRDPAEPKRVLTYKEIAKSLVPYILDMGFTHVELMPIMEYPYFPSWGYQITGYFAASSRHGTPEELMCLVDELHQHNIAVILDWVPSHFPGDAHGLYHFDGTHLYEHADMRKGFHPDWKSYIFNYDRNEVRSFLISNALYWLDQFHVDGLRVDAVASMLYFNFSRKEDEAATNEFGGSENLGAIQFLKDLNEAVYGNYEGVQTIAEESSTYPGVTHPVHAGGLGFGMKWMMGWMNDTLKYFKNDPINRKYHHHQLTFSITYAFSENFMLPFSHDEVVHGKSSMIYKMPGDEWQKFANLRLLYAYMFTQPGTKLLFMGNEFAQTHEWNFKSSLDWHLLQHAPHLGMQKTIRAINSLYRSEPALYEHSFSYEGFEWINADDAAHSVYIYLRKSKKAKDTLIIILNMTPVYRENYMVGLPFKGKWKEIFSTDAVEFFGSGKHNDKLMVSKSVGCHGRENSISLHIPPLGAIILKQDR
- a CDS encoding CHAT domain-containing protein, encoding MTLAAQTVSSPPVVITRSLDSLKKNNNLSDWIYTRIDYAQAYPGESLSFLMNSAAAAWRKPKSATEIQAWVLLLSHQGYNQMYAGNILNSINCYEQAYNYWQDHQVNMDISDFVLKPWANNYTRLGDYEKAIFIQQKTLNYALKEQDEELAATTYNNLGISYRSIGDFKKAMECIELGSQKATFSSLILLNNTLADIYKEKNELKLAESIITKNMVRQKKMKQDQETAYWLLSSYTTAGDVQFALTNFPAAERYYRLGLQTNDQYYKGNRLREKAYIITQLGKIKLGLKQAKVALVYFNQTLNTLGLLDAKGQVNQNKIFGDNRLQDVFYQRSLAYSYLGEEKEALQNIYWSLLTRDKIRFELADVKTKQRFQSETKQMAEKAITIAFGLLEKTKQHHYAEIILQLIEQTKARILLDDIRRNQQQLSLQTRDSLFLQQQNLESAIAYQEKISLHSSGGSKYAKENSADLKFKLEYVNKKLRERYPALAWNEELNVQSILKRVPPGTHFILFFSGLDYIYTVEINNRQVQQVIRTSHALQVKQMISDFVETYYNNGIEAMTNKPKDFYDASFRCYQLLLGQFSFKKNEGLIIIPDEVIGRLSFESLITDQSYQRSIARWPFLLKKQGISYAFSLQTWINQSRRKHMIVSGNENKGFAGLFMTHQVNDKQLIPAVALEASSLKKLISGRFLIDNEADTKNFFDAFEQADVLHISTHSYLSGPHKEPTLSFSDDEVFLFELAARKNAPGLVVLSACRTADGMMTDGEGIISLSRGFAAIGTQGTIASLWNVNDDAAAKITADTYKNMLKEMKISSSLREAKLNWLNNPRLTSDQYLPYYWDALIFMGYDQQVNLPKAGWSVSSYLLISLTFLFILTATFLFYRSKNKKVTYPALK
- a CDS encoding PKD domain-containing protein — encoded protein: MKKLVCLLSLLCFGNAFAQTQIIPADTIPAIINHKVESNGIKFSSVLRPLRQIAGAPEPFYTYFWEFGDGSFSFEKEPLHFFSDSLLYQVRLFATNSYDDGKRPPTRPKPLKPGSSRPVLASIQHHREPSIFKSGGSVEMRTNCMPKPGDDMMVVLGYRNKTENGIPSLGGTIAFLYNDKEFNKDNFELAEARSYHQEKKSTMDKYFAALKPEITDDRYTASLKGPSYPEVVPVFDPEGTALIKEKLNGFRKVESWKFQNLKAGQENFLFLHLKTTPEMIKDTNAVVKLTGMFIPDDALAATEFFTLELQIVASHDPNKMILKNSRMNYRFTGKNRKLTYKVKFQNTGKGPAKRVDVGVVIPPNLNMASIEILDSKPKVISCDSAYTNQSCMDTIRTADSVHFVFKNIYLPGLQQKGVNDADSTMGYIEYKIGFLEKPKKLPFRSGAAIVFDKNEPIYTNRAAGRYKTGISPGIIAGYGFPFENGNSPFSGQKNITFGLSVAPYAPHRYFLQAELYMNSFSEKEFLIQRTPGNGRFIAVPNRKEERINYIDSTAKIRVVSINIVPLQLRRNFNKYFGAGIGTLVSFNLDKQAKPIRTIVLEATAAGSSPPIKETFKKISSSFNDFQNTFFADIQLGKVYVGPAIGFRYLYTLQQNNNRLITYLTWKF